The following are encoded together in the Paludisphaera mucosa genome:
- a CDS encoding xanthine dehydrogenase family protein molybdopterin-binding subunit, which translates to MSEVLNLSRRGFLRNTALAGGGLVLGVYLPQLAGKAANAADGAATFEPNAFVRIGSDESVTVISAHSEMGQGIYTGLAMIVAEELDADWSKVRVESAPADAKYNHTLYGAQITGGSTSTWTEWERLRKAGASARAMLVAAAAEEWGVSASSCTASEGKVLHAASGRSLSYGGLAARASKLSPPKDVTLKDPKTFKLIGKATKRLDTPSKTDGTAVFGLDVTLPGMLVALVARPPVFGGKVEALDATAALAVPGVRHVVEIDRGVAVAAVGFWAARKGREALRITWDHGPLAGLDSAKQGEEYAAMAKEPGAVARRDGDAEAALAKAVIRLDAVYELPYLAHAPMEPLNCVADVRPDGCDVWTGTQGQTFDHAVATQITGLKPEQVKVHTTLLGGGFGRRAAIDAHFVAEAVQLSKAVKAPVKVVWTREDDIRGGYYRPRAYHAIAGGLDAAGGLAAWRHKIVCQSFAFGTPFEKVMVKDGVDHTAVEGAADLPYTIPNLDVTWRHAPEGVPVIWLRSVGHTHTAFVVESFLDELAHAVGKDPFELRRGLLSKSPRHKRVLELAAEKAGWGTPLPPGSGRGIAVHESFASYVCHVAEVSTGPGGKLRVDRIVCAVDCGPIVNPDSIRAQMEGCVAFGLTTLKGEITFEDGRVKQRNFHDYPILRMNEMPRVEVHIVETTDKMGGVGEPGVPPVAPAVANAIFAAAGRRIRRLPFRPEDWQGA; encoded by the coding sequence ATGAGCGAGGTCCTCAACCTCAGCCGCCGCGGCTTCCTCCGCAACACCGCGCTGGCCGGCGGCGGGCTCGTCCTGGGCGTGTACCTGCCTCAGCTCGCCGGCAAGGCGGCGAATGCGGCGGACGGGGCCGCGACGTTCGAGCCCAACGCGTTCGTGCGGATCGGGTCCGACGAGTCGGTGACGGTGATCTCCGCCCACTCCGAGATGGGCCAGGGGATCTACACCGGCCTGGCGATGATCGTGGCCGAGGAGCTGGACGCCGACTGGAGCAAGGTCCGCGTCGAATCGGCGCCGGCCGACGCCAAATACAACCACACCCTGTACGGCGCCCAGATCACCGGCGGCAGCACCAGCACCTGGACCGAGTGGGAACGCCTGCGCAAGGCCGGGGCCTCGGCCCGCGCGATGCTCGTCGCCGCCGCGGCCGAGGAATGGGGCGTGTCCGCCTCGTCGTGCACGGCGAGCGAAGGGAAGGTGCTCCACGCGGCCTCCGGGCGCAGTCTCTCGTACGGCGGCCTGGCGGCGCGGGCCTCCAAGCTCTCGCCGCCGAAGGACGTCACGCTCAAGGACCCGAAGACGTTCAAGCTGATCGGCAAGGCCACGAAGCGGCTCGACACGCCCTCCAAGACCGACGGCACGGCCGTCTTCGGCCTGGACGTGACGCTGCCGGGGATGCTCGTCGCCCTGGTCGCCCGGCCCCCCGTCTTCGGCGGCAAGGTCGAGGCGCTCGACGCCACGGCGGCGCTCGCCGTGCCGGGCGTCCGCCACGTCGTCGAGATCGACCGCGGCGTGGCCGTGGCCGCCGTCGGCTTCTGGGCCGCCAGGAAGGGACGCGAGGCCCTCCGCATCACCTGGGACCACGGGCCCCTCGCCGGCCTCGACAGCGCGAAGCAGGGCGAAGAATACGCCGCGATGGCCAAAGAGCCCGGGGCCGTCGCGCGGCGCGACGGCGACGCCGAGGCCGCGCTGGCGAAGGCCGTGATAAGGCTCGACGCCGTGTACGAGCTGCCCTACCTCGCCCACGCGCCGATGGAGCCGCTGAACTGCGTCGCCGACGTCCGGCCCGACGGCTGCGACGTCTGGACCGGCACCCAGGGCCAGACGTTCGACCACGCGGTCGCGACGCAGATCACCGGCCTGAAGCCCGAGCAGGTGAAGGTCCACACGACCCTGCTCGGCGGCGGCTTCGGCCGTCGCGCCGCGATCGACGCCCACTTCGTCGCCGAGGCGGTCCAGCTCTCGAAGGCGGTCAAGGCCCCGGTGAAGGTGGTCTGGACCCGCGAGGACGACATTCGAGGCGGCTATTACCGGCCCCGCGCCTACCACGCGATCGCCGGCGGGCTCGACGCCGCCGGCGGGCTCGCGGCCTGGCGGCACAAGATCGTCTGCCAGTCGTTCGCGTTCGGCACCCCCTTCGAGAAGGTCATGGTCAAGGACGGCGTCGACCACACGGCCGTCGAGGGGGCCGCCGACCTCCCCTACACGATCCCCAACCTCGACGTGACCTGGAGGCACGCCCCGGAGGGGGTCCCGGTCATCTGGCTGCGCTCCGTGGGCCACACGCACACGGCCTTCGTGGTCGAGAGCTTCCTCGACGAGCTGGCCCACGCCGTCGGCAAGGATCCGTTCGAGCTGCGCCGGGGCCTGCTGAGCAAGAGCCCCAGGCACAAACGGGTGCTGGAGCTGGCCGCCGAGAAGGCCGGCTGGGGGACGCCCCTGCCGCCGGGGAGCGGGCGCGGGATCGCCGTGCACGAGTCGTTCGCCAGCTACGTCTGCCACGTCGCCGAGGTCTCGACCGGGCCGGGGGGCAAGCTCCGCGTCGACCGGATCGTCTGCGCCGTCGACTGCGGCCCGATCGTCAACCCGGACTCGATCCGGGCCCAGATGGAGGGCTGCGTCGCCTTCGGCCTGACCACGCTCAAGGGCGAGATCACGTTCGAGGACGGCCGGGTGAAGCAGCGGAACTTCCACGACTACCCGATCCTGCGGATGAACGAGATGCCCCGGGTCGAGGTCCACATCGTCGAGACGACCGACAAGATGGGGGGCGTCGGCGAGCCCGGCGTCCCGCCCGTCGCCCCGGCGGTGGCCAACGCGATCTTCGCCGCCGCCGGCCGGCGGATCCGGCGGCTGCCGTTCCGCCCGGAAGACTGGCAAGGGGCCTGA
- a CDS encoding (2Fe-2S)-binding protein yields MIELKVNGEVRAVDVASDTPLLWVVRETLGLTGTKFGCGMAQCGACTLHLDGEAVRSCVTPISRAAGKEVTTIEGLPEEVRGPLQRAWIAEDVPQCGYCQSGQIMAAAVLLRENPKPTDADIDDGMTGNICRCGTYLRIRKAIHRAAGGGA; encoded by the coding sequence ATGATCGAGCTGAAAGTCAACGGCGAGGTCCGCGCGGTCGACGTCGCGTCGGACACGCCCCTGCTCTGGGTGGTCCGCGAGACGCTCGGGCTGACCGGCACCAAGTTCGGCTGCGGGATGGCCCAGTGCGGCGCGTGCACACTCCACCTCGACGGGGAGGCGGTCCGCTCGTGCGTCACGCCGATCTCCCGCGCCGCCGGCAAGGAGGTCACGACGATCGAGGGCCTGCCCGAGGAGGTCCGCGGCCCGCTCCAGCGGGCCTGGATCGCCGAGGACGTCCCCCAGTGCGGCTACTGCCAGTCGGGCCAGATCATGGCCGCCGCCGTCCTGCTGCGCGAGAACCCGAAGCCGACCGACGCCGACATCGACGACGGCATGACCGGGAACATCTGCCGATGCGGGACCTACCTGCGGATCCGCAAGGCCATCCATCGGGCGGCGGGGGGTGGCGCATGA